Part of the Actinomycetes bacterium genome, CAGCCCGCTGACACCGCCGCCCACGACGACGGCACGCGGTCGACTGGCCACGATGGTTCCTCCTTCAACAATCTGCGGGTCCTGGGTGAGCGTCACCCCGACCGGAGCGGGGAGACAGGGCCGTTGGTCCCGGCAGCGTCCGGCGGCGCGGACCGCTCGGCAGAGTCCGCGGATGCTGTTCCTTGGGGCACTGACCTTCGACGCGGCCGACCCGCAACGGCGGGGCGCGTTCTGGGCCGCCGTCCTGGGCCGCCCGGCCCGGGCCGGGCGCGCGCTGCCCGAGGCCGCGGTCATCGACGCGACGGACAGCGAGCCGACCTGGTTGTTCCTGCCGGTGCCGGAGCCGAAGACGGCCAAGAACCGCTTCCACCCCGACCTGCACACCCCCGACCTGGACGCCGAGGTGGCCCGGGTCACCGCGCTGGGCGCGACGGTGCTGGCCCGGCACGACGAGGCCGGGCGCTGGGTGGTGCTGGCCGACCCCGAGGGCAACGAGTTCTGCCTGGTGGAGCACCCGGCCTGACCGGGCCGTCCGGGGCAGGGCACTACCGGCCGAGCACGTGCGGGCCGGGCACCGGCAGGCCGCGCTCGAACCGGGCCATCGAGAAGGTCGCGACGTCGGCGTCCGGCGTGCGCCCCTCGGCCAGGTCGGCGAGCAGCAGGCCCATGAGCGCGGAGAACTTGAACCCCTCCCCGGAGTCGCCGCAGGCCACGACGACGCCCCCGGGGAGGGTGTCGATGACGAACCGCCCGTCGGGCGAGTCGGTCCAGCTGCACACCTGCGCGTCGAGCGGCACCGCCGGGACGCCGGTGACGTCCCGGCGCACCCGCTCGGTGGTCGCGGCCACGAGCGCGGGGTCGGGGGTGCGGTCGTCGTCGGCCTCGGCCCAGTCCCGCAGCGGCCGGTCCAGGCCGACCTTGTAGCCCACGCCCGGCGTGGGCATCGCGTAGAGGCCGGGCTCGTCGCCGCGCGGGCCGTCGAACAGGCAAGGCAGGTCGTCGGTGGCACCGGAGCCGCCGGGCCGCCCGAAGTGCACCACCTGCTCCAGGTGCGGCCTCAGCGGAAGGTCGACCCCGACGCTGGCCAGCAACGGCTGGGCCCCGGGACCGGGCGCGAGCACGACGACGTCGGCGTCCATGACCTGGCCGTCGGCGCGGTGCAGCCGCACGCCGTCCGCGGTGGTCCGGACCTCGCGCACCACCGGGCCGACCTCGAGCACCCCGCCGGCCGCGTCGAACAACGCGGCCTGAGCCGCCATCGAGGCGGCGGCCAGCACCGGCCCGGCGTCCGGCTGCCAGACGGCGTCGCGCCCGTCCGGGCGCAGCCCGAGGGGCAGCCGTCCCACCGCGGCGGCCGGCACCACCTCGTGCTCGACCCCCTCGGCGGCCAGCGCCGTGGCCACCGCGGCCAGCGACGCGTCGTCGCGCCACAGCAGCCCGCGGCGCAGGAAGACGGTCTGCCCGGAGCGGCTGGCCAGCCGCTGCATGGCCTCGACGCTGCGCCGGGCCAGCCGCACCCGGACCGCGTCGGGGTGGGTCACCCGCCACAACCGGGTCGGTCCGGGGGACGACGCCAGCCGGTGCGCGACGCCGTAGCGGTCCACCAGGGTGACGTCGTGGCCGCGGCCGGCCAGCTCGGCGGCGGCCGGCAGCCCCCACGCCCCGGCCCCCACGACGACGCAGCGCATACCCGCAGGCTAGGCCTCAGCTGGCCCGCGCCGTCGCCCGGCGCGTGAGGAGGTACAGCTCGCAGCCCAGGCACAGCCCGAACGCCGCGTTGAGGAAGGCCGCGGCCAGCGCCGCGCCGAGCGCCAGCAGCGCGACCACGGTGGCGTCGCCGAGCAGCGCGACCAACCCGATGGCCGCGAAGGCGAGGCCGACGGACTGCGCGAACCGGGGCGGTCGGGGGTCCTCCAGCTCGGCGGGTGGCGCGAGGCGAGGCCGCACGAACCGGCGGAAGACCCAGCCGTACGGCGTGGCCGCCGGCCCGCGGACCGCGCCGAGGGCGAACACCGCGGTCTGCGCGGCGAGCAGGACCACGCCGACCGGTGACCGGCCGGCGAGCAGGACCGCCGCGAGGACGACGGTGGTGAGCGCGGCGCCCAGCCGGGGGCCGCGCGGGTCGAGCGGACGGTTGGCGGGGACGCGGCGAGAGGACGTGGACGGGGGGACGGACACGGGGCGCTCCAGGCGTGGTGTGGTGGGGTTGTCGTTGCTCCAGGGGATGCGCGGATCACTGCGGCGCGCACGCGGCGCCGCAGCGCCCGGCTGCCTCAGCAGTCCGGACGGAGCGCGGCAGCGGTCCGGAGCAGGTCGACCGCCCGGCGCCGGGTCAGCGCGCAGCGCACGCGGCGAACCGAAGCGATCATGCGAGCTCGGTCAGGGCCGCAAGCACCGAGCTCCGGCGGGGCACGCCCACCGCGCGGCCGAGCTCACGCCCGGCCCGGTCGAGCACCAGCACGGTCGGGGTGCGCCGCACGCCCAGCCGCCGGACCAGGTCCAGGTGCGACTCCGCGTCCACCTCGACGTGCACGACACCGGGCACGGCCCGGGCGACGTCGGCCAGCACGGCCCGCGCGGCCCGGCACGGCTGGCAGAAGGCCGAGGAGAACTGCACCAGGGTGGCCCGCTCACCCAGGGCGGCGTCCGGCCCACCGGCCCGCAGGAAGCCGGCGAGCGATGCGCCGCTGCCGTCGTCCGGGGTGGTGGCAACGGTCGCGGCGGCCTCAGCGGGGGGACCGGCCTCGACCGCACGGAGCCGGCCGTCGGTGCGCCGGCGCCACAGACCGAAGGCGCTCGCCGCGGCCAGCACGGCGAGCAGCACGACGACTCCGTGGCCCACGAGCGCGCAACCTCGCCGCCAGCCGATTCCATTCCGGCCCGGTCCCACGTCTCAGCATGCGGACAAACCTCGCCAAGGAGCGGACGGGTGGATTACTCTCGCGCACACAACTACATACGTCCTCATCCAGAGGGGCAGAGGGTACGGCCCGATGAAGCCCCGGCAACCCCCCCGAGACCGTCGCAAGGCCTATCGGGGGCAGGTGCCAACTCCGGCCCACGCAGCAGCGTGGGAAAGATGAGAAAGGCCTTTCGCGATGTCGCTGATCGCTTCTTCGCCGCGTGCTACCGCACCGGCTGTCACCCCCAGTCCTGCTGACGCGCCCGCCGTCGGCAACGCCACCGCGCTGGTGTGCCGCGAGTGCGGCCAGCGCCAGCCGCTGACCGCCGGCTACGTGTGCGCCGAGTGCTTCGGGCCGCTCGAGGTGGGCTACGAGCTGCCGGCGCTGCGTCGGGAGACCATCGAGTCCGGCCCCCAGTCGATGTGGCGATACGCCCCGCTGCTGCCGGTCGTCCCCGAGATCACCGACCGCGGCGGGCTGCAGCCCGGCTGGACGCCCCTGGTCCGCGCCGACCGGCTGGCCCGCGAGCTCGGCGTGCGGCGGCTGTGGGTCAAGGACGACTCGGCCAACCCGACCCACTCGTTCAAGGACCGGGTGGTGGCCGTGGCCCTCGAGGCCGCCGAGCGGCTCGGCTACCAGACGGTCGCGTGCGCCTCGACCGGCAACCTGGCCAACGCGGTGGCCGCCGCCGCCGCGCGGCGCGGCCTGCGCTCGGTGGTGTTCGTGCCGTCCGACCTCGAGGCCGGCAAGATCGTGACGACCGCGGTGTACGGCGGCACGCTGGTGGCCGTCGACGGCAGCTACGACGACGTCAACCGGCTGTGTTCGGAGGTGGCCGCGGAGCAGGACTGGGGCTTCGTCAACGTGAACCTGCGGCCGTACTACGCCGAGGGCTCCAAGACCGTCGGCTACGAGGTGGCCGAGCAGCTCGGCTGGCGCACCCCGGACGCCATCGTGTCCCCGGTGGCCTCCGGGTCGCTGCTCACCAAGGTGGACAAGGCCTTCCGCGAGCTGGCCGCCACCGGGCTGATCAAACCGACGCCCTACCAGGTGTTCGGCGCGCAGGCCACCGGGTGCTCGCCGGTCTCGGCGGCGTTCCAGGCCGGGCAGGACTTCGTCCGCCCGGTCCGGCCGGACACGATCGCGAAGTCGCTGGCGATCGGGAATCCCGCGGACGGCCTCTACGCCCTGGACGTCGTCCGGCGCACCGGCGGCGCCATCGGTGACGTCAGCGACGACGAGATCGTCGAGGGCATCCGGCTGCTCGCCCGCACCGAGGGGCTGTTCGCCGAGACCGCCGGCGGGGTCGTGGTGGCCACCTACGTCAAGCTGCTCGCGCAGGGCCTCATCGACTCCGACGCCGAGACCGTGCTGCTCAACACCGGTGACGGGCTGAAGACCCTGGACGCCGTCGCCCCGGTCGCCCAGCCCACGGTGACGATCGACCCGTCGTACGCGGCGTTCGCCGCCACCGGGCTGGAGGACTGATGGCCGTCTCTGTTCGCATCCCCACCATCCTGCGCACGTACACCGGGGGCGCCTCGGTCGTCGAGGCCGAGGGAGACACCCTGACCGGGGTGCTGTCCGACCTCGACGCCCGCTTCCCCGGCATCCGGGCCCGGGTGGTGGACGACGCGGGCGCGCTGCGCCGCTTCGTCAACGTCTACGTCAACGACGACGACGTCCGGTTCGCCGACGGGCTGGCCACGTCGATCGGCGACGGCAGCACCGTCTCGGTCATCCCGGCCGTCGCCGGCGGCTGACCCGGCGCCAGCCACCGGTCTCACACGGCCGGGGTGCGCGCCGCGCGGGTAGCGCGCCACCGGTCCGGTGGCCCTCGCAGCACACTGCCATCGGCATGCTCGACCTGCCAGCAGCCGTTGTCCGCGCTGCGGATGATCCGCAGGTCGAAGCAGTGCACGACCCGGTGGCGTTGCCGGCACAACAGGCACAGGTTCCCTGCCCGAGTTACTCCCAGCCCACTAGCGGCACTATGCGCTGTCTCGTGGCCAGTACTGGCACGAGGGCCATGACGCAGGGGGACCGGGTTGCTCAGGCTGATGACCTTCAGCACTTACGTCAACCCCCACGAGGCGAGGACGTTGAAGAAGGGGGTGAACATTCGTCAATAGGGGGTTGACATGAAGATCAGGACGTTGACACGTCGCGCCGCGGGCTTGGTCCCTCTCGGCGCGGTGGCGGTCCTGCTGACCGCCTTGGCGCTCCCAGCGTCGGCGGCGGCGACTCCGCCGGTGTTGCGGTTGGGTGGGGTCGACCGGATCGACACCGCGATCAAGATCTCGCAGGACTATGTCCCGAACGTGGGTGCGGCCCAGGGCGCGGCGCAGTCCGTCGTGCTGGCCCGCTCGGACAGCTTCCCCGATGCGCTCGCCGGGGTCCCGTTGGCTGTCGCGAAGGCAGGGCCGCTGCTGCTGACCCCGCCTGGCTCGTTGGATCCGCGGGTGCTCACTGAGATCCAGCGGGTCCTCGCGCCTGGCGCCACCGTGTACCTGATGGGCGGTGAAGGGGCCCTGTCGGCGGCCGTGGCCACCGGGGTGACCCAGGCGGGCTACGTGACCCAACGGTTCGCCGGGACGGACCGCTTCGATACCGCCCTGAAGGTTGCCCAGGAGATCGTCGGCACGCCCACTGGAACCGGGACTGACATCGGGTTGGTGGTCGTGACCACCGGCACCGACTTCCCGGACGCGTTGGCCGCGGGTGCGTATGCCGGAACGTTCGGCGGTGCGGTCGTGCTCACCGCCGGCCCGCTGCTGCCGAAGGCGGTCGCGGATTACTTGACCGTGCGGAAGGCGGACAGCGCCATCGTGGCTGTCGGGGGCCCGGCGGCTAAGGCCGCGCAGGGCTACTACGGCGCCTCGATTGTCGGGACGAACCGCTACGACACGGCGGCCAAGCTGGCCGCTGAGTTTGTTGACACCCAAGACGCCACCTTCCCGACGTACGCGGGTGTGGCCAGCGGCGTCACCTTCCCCGACGCGCTCGCGGGCGGGGCGGAACTGGGGGCGCTCGGCGGCCCGTTGCTACTGACCAACCCGAC contains:
- the thrC gene encoding threonine synthase, with the translated sequence MSLIASSPRATAPAVTPSPADAPAVGNATALVCRECGQRQPLTAGYVCAECFGPLEVGYELPALRRETIESGPQSMWRYAPLLPVVPEITDRGGLQPGWTPLVRADRLARELGVRRLWVKDDSANPTHSFKDRVVAVALEAAERLGYQTVACASTGNLANAVAAAAARRGLRSVVFVPSDLEAGKIVTTAVYGGTLVAVDGSYDDVNRLCSEVAAEQDWGFVNVNLRPYYAEGSKTVGYEVAEQLGWRTPDAIVSPVASGSLLTKVDKAFRELAATGLIKPTPYQVFGAQATGCSPVSAAFQAGQDFVRPVRPDTIAKSLAIGNPADGLYALDVVRRTGGAIGDVSDDEIVEGIRLLARTEGLFAETAGGVVVATYVKLLAQGLIDSDAETVLLNTGDGLKTLDAVAPVAQPTVTIDPSYAAFAATGLED
- a CDS encoding VOC family protein; the protein is MLFLGALTFDAADPQRRGAFWAAVLGRPARAGRALPEAAVIDATDSEPTWLFLPVPEPKTAKNRFHPDLHTPDLDAEVARVTALGATVLARHDEAGRWVVLADPEGNEFCLVEHPA
- a CDS encoding thioredoxin family protein — encoded protein: MGHGVVVLLAVLAAASAFGLWRRRTDGRLRAVEAGPPAEAAATVATTPDDGSGASLAGFLRAGGPDAALGERATLVQFSSAFCQPCRAARAVLADVARAVPGVVHVEVDAESHLDLVRRLGVRRTPTVLVLDRAGRELGRAVGVPRRSSVLAALTELA
- a CDS encoding FAD-dependent oxidoreductase, encoding MRCVVVGAGAWGLPAAAELAGRGHDVTLVDRYGVAHRLASSPGPTRLWRVTHPDAVRVRLARRSVEAMQRLASRSGQTVFLRRGLLWRDDASLAAVATALAAEGVEHEVVPAAAVGRLPLGLRPDGRDAVWQPDAGPVLAAASMAAQAALFDAAGGVLEVGPVVREVRTTADGVRLHRADGQVMDADVVVLAPGPGAQPLLASVGVDLPLRPHLEQVVHFGRPGGSGATDDLPCLFDGPRGDEPGLYAMPTPGVGYKVGLDRPLRDWAEADDDRTPDPALVAATTERVRRDVTGVPAVPLDAQVCSWTDSPDGRFVIDTLPGGVVVACGDSGEGFKFSALMGLLLADLAEGRTPDADVATFSMARFERGLPVPGPHVLGR
- a CDS encoding cell wall-binding repeat-containing protein, which produces MKIRTLTRRAAGLVPLGAVAVLLTALALPASAAATPPVLRLGGVDRIDTAIKISQDYVPNVGAAQGAAQSVVLARSDSFPDALAGVPLAVAKAGPLLLTPPGSLDPRVLTEIQRVLAPGATVYLMGGEGALSAAVATGVTQAGYVTQRFAGTDRFDTALKVAQEIVGTPTGTGTDIGLVVVTTGTDFPDALAAGAYAGTFGGAVVLTAGPLLPKAVADYLTVRKADSAIVAVGGPAAKAAQGYYGASIVGTNRYDTAAKLAAEFVDTQDATFPTYAGVASGVTFPDALAGGAELGALGGPLLLTNPTALSPEASTYLTAKANKPIQQYMIFGGTGAVGTGVEAALNKMFP
- a CDS encoding DUF4395 domain-containing protein yields the protein MSVPPSTSSRRVPANRPLDPRGPRLGAALTTVVLAAVLLAGRSPVGVVLLAAQTAVFALGAVRGPAATPYGWVFRRFVRPRLAPPAELEDPRPPRFAQSVGLAFAAIGLVALLGDATVVALLALGAALAAAFLNAAFGLCLGCELYLLTRRATARAS
- a CDS encoding MoaD/ThiS family protein codes for the protein MAVSVRIPTILRTYTGGASVVEAEGDTLTGVLSDLDARFPGIRARVVDDAGALRRFVNVYVNDDDVRFADGLATSIGDGSTVSVIPAVAGG